The Streptomyces laurentii genome contains a region encoding:
- a CDS encoding lysR-family transcriptional regulator (Bacterial regulatory helix-turn-helix protein, lysR family; pfam00126;~LysR-family transcriptional regulator [Streptomyces albus J1074];~The substrate binding domain of LysR-type transcriptional regulator GltC, which activates gltA expression of glutamate synthase operon, contains type 2 periplasmic binding fold; cd08434;~Transcriptional regulator [Transcription]; COG0583;~identified by MetaGeneAnnotator; putative;~putative dimerization interface [polypeptide binding]), which produces MGLLLAPRLAYFAAVARHEHVTRAAAEMGVPQSTLSRAMVRLEEDLGVALFARRGRTVALTPAGRRFLGSAERALAEVERAAGTVRDDADPTAGRVAFGFLHTMGSETVPALIRAFRVDHPGIRFTLVQNYGEAMLERLRAGELDLCLTSPVPDAPDLVGRRLDEQRLRLVVPDDHRLASRKRIRLAEAADEFFVTLEPGYGLRRITDDLCAQAGFTPRVAFEGEEAETLRGLVAAGLGVALLPPPAVPRPGVVELGVTSPRAAREIGVAWLDGHPDTPPVAAFKKFLLNKRGSLLPE; this is translated from the coding sequence ATGGGACTGCTGCTCGCGCCGCGCCTCGCGTACTTCGCCGCCGTCGCCCGCCACGAGCACGTCACGCGGGCCGCCGCCGAGATGGGCGTCCCCCAGTCGACGCTCTCGCGCGCCATGGTCCGGCTGGAGGAGGACCTCGGCGTCGCGCTGTTCGCCCGGCGCGGCCGTACGGTCGCGCTCACCCCGGCCGGCCGGCGCTTCCTCGGCTCCGCCGAACGCGCCCTCGCCGAGGTCGAGCGGGCCGCCGGCACCGTACGGGACGACGCCGACCCCACCGCCGGCCGGGTCGCCTTCGGCTTCCTGCACACCATGGGCTCCGAGACCGTGCCCGCCCTCATCCGCGCCTTCCGCGTCGATCACCCCGGCATCCGCTTCACCCTCGTCCAGAACTACGGCGAGGCCATGCTCGAACGGCTCCGGGCGGGCGAACTCGACCTCTGCCTCACCTCGCCCGTCCCCGACGCCCCCGACCTCGTCGGCCGCCGCCTCGACGAACAGCGGCTGCGGCTCGTCGTCCCCGACGACCACCGGCTCGCCAGCCGCAAACGCATCCGGCTCGCCGAGGCCGCGGACGAGTTCTTCGTGACCCTCGAACCCGGCTACGGGCTGCGCCGCATCACCGACGACCTGTGCGCCCAGGCCGGCTTCACCCCGCGCGTCGCCTTCGAGGGCGAGGAGGCCGAGACGCTGCGCGGGCTCGTCGCCGCGGGCCTCGGCGTCGCGCTGCTGCCGCCGCCGGCCGTGCCGCGGCCCGGCGTCGTCGAACTCGGGGTCACCTCGCCGCGCGCGGCCCGCGAGATCGGGGTGGCCTGGCTCGACGGGCACCCGGACACCCCGCCGGTCGCCGCCTTCAAGAAGTTCCTGCTGAACAAGCGGGGGAGTCTGCTGCCGGAGTGA
- a CDS encoding hypothetical protein (identified by MetaGeneAnnotator; putative;~secreted protein [Streptomyces venezuelae ATCC10712]): protein MKQSAAKKLGVAVLGAAFAATAAGTASAAPVPQPAGPDPLALATNLVPGGQGLAQAPQAATEALGQGAKTLPGAVGQAQNLPGEVTKQASSLPLDGVKSGLGHTPLGALGGLLGGLPVGGLGLPL, encoded by the coding sequence ATGAAGCAGTCCGCCGCCAAGAAGCTTGGTGTCGCCGTCCTGGGTGCCGCTTTCGCCGCCACTGCCGCCGGTACGGCCTCCGCCGCCCCGGTCCCGCAGCCGGCCGGCCCGGACCCGCTGGCCCTGGCGACCAACCTCGTCCCGGGCGGCCAGGGCCTGGCCCAGGCGCCCCAGGCCGCCACCGAGGCCCTCGGCCAGGGTGCGAAGACCCTGCCCGGCGCGGTCGGCCAGGCCCAGAACCTCCCGGGCGAGGTCACCAAGCAGGCGTCGAGCCTGCCGCTGGACGGCGTCAAGTCCGGCCTCGGCCACACCCCGCTCGGCGCGCTGGGCGGCCTGCTCGGCGGTCTGCCGGTCGGCGGCCTGGGTCTGCCCCTCTGA
- a CDS encoding vanZ family protein (PFAM: VanZ family protein; KEGG: sgr:SGR_2638 putative integral membrane protein;~VanZ family protein [Streptomyces sp. SirexAA- E];~VanZ like family; pfam04892;~identified by MetaGeneAnnotator; putative) has product MGGVQRQGSGNAGNAGGNAASVVRVAGFALLLAHLVVVAWVALRPRDVAWVTAPNLTPLAGIRGDLALGPAEAARRIGSELLLLAPLGVLLPMADGRLRVSPWWSLARTTAAGALVSLAVELLQTAVPGQVVDVDSILLNTTGVAVAHALLVPAGRARLRRRARSGPNTDRGRRPGTRRGSPSDPRSRPDSATRSENGALLRGARPGAPQGATPTIPRVGIAP; this is encoded by the coding sequence TTGGGGGGCGTGCAGCGTCAAGGTTCGGGCAATGCGGGCAATGCGGGCGGCAATGCCGCCTCGGTCGTACGCGTGGCGGGGTTCGCGCTCCTCCTCGCGCACCTGGTGGTCGTCGCCTGGGTGGCGCTACGGCCGCGGGACGTGGCCTGGGTGACCGCGCCGAACCTGACCCCGCTGGCCGGGATACGGGGCGATCTGGCCCTCGGACCCGCCGAGGCGGCCCGCCGGATCGGGAGCGAACTGCTGCTCCTGGCACCGCTCGGGGTGCTGCTGCCGATGGCCGACGGACGGCTGCGGGTCTCGCCCTGGTGGTCCCTCGCCCGGACGACGGCGGCCGGGGCGCTGGTGTCGCTGGCCGTGGAACTGCTGCAGACCGCCGTGCCGGGGCAGGTGGTGGACGTCGACTCGATACTCCTGAACACGACGGGCGTCGCGGTCGCACACGCCCTCCTGGTCCCGGCCGGCCGGGCCCGGCTGCGCCGCCGGGCGCGCTCCGGCCCGAACACGGACCGCGGACGGCGCCCGGGAACCCGCCGGGGTTCCCCCTCTGATCCGCGTTCCCGTCCGGATTCCGCGACTCGCTCCGAGAACGGGGCCTTGCTCAGGGGTGCGCGTCCGGGGGCTCCTCAGGGGGCGACCCCGACGATTCCCAGGGTCGGAATCGCCCCGTAG
- a CDS encoding adenosine deaminase (Adenosine deaminase [Nucleotide transport and metabolism]; COG1816;~Adenosine deaminase [Streptomyces venezuelae ATCC10712];~adenosine deaminase; Provisional;~identified by MetaGeneAnnotator; putative) produces MTSQIPTTPSADQIRRAPKVLLHDHLDGGLRPGTIVELARAQGYDALPETDPDKLGIWFREAADSGSLERYLETFAHTCAVMQSREALFRVAAECALDLAQDGVVYAEVRYAPEQHLEGGLTLEEVVEAVNEGFREGERQARERGHRIRVGALLTAMRHAARALEIAELANSYRDAGVVGFDIAGAEAGYPPTRHLDAFEYMKRENNHFTIHAGEAFGLPSIWQALQWCGADRLGHGVRIIDDIEVADDGSVSLGRLAAYVRDKRIPLELCPTSNIQTGAAASYAEHPIGLLRTLHFRATVNTDNRLMSGTSMSREFEFLVEAFGYTLDDVQWFTVNAMKSAFIPFDERLAMINDVIKPGYAELKSEWLFQQSAATSDSSRRTG; encoded by the coding sequence ATGACGAGCCAGATCCCCACCACGCCCAGCGCGGACCAGATCCGCCGTGCCCCGAAGGTTCTGCTGCACGACCACCTCGACGGCGGGCTGCGGCCCGGCACGATCGTCGAACTCGCCCGTGCCCAGGGCTATGACGCTCTCCCCGAGACCGATCCCGACAAGCTCGGCATCTGGTTCCGGGAAGCCGCCGACTCCGGTTCGCTGGAGCGGTATCTGGAGACCTTCGCGCACACCTGTGCCGTCATGCAGTCCCGCGAGGCCCTGTTCCGGGTCGCCGCCGAGTGCGCGCTCGACCTCGCCCAGGACGGGGTCGTCTACGCCGAGGTCCGGTACGCCCCCGAGCAGCACCTGGAGGGCGGGCTGACGCTCGAAGAGGTCGTCGAGGCCGTCAACGAGGGCTTCCGGGAAGGGGAGCGGCAGGCGCGGGAGCGCGGGCACCGGATCCGGGTCGGCGCGCTGCTGACCGCGATGCGGCACGCCGCCCGTGCCCTGGAGATCGCCGAACTCGCCAACAGCTACCGCGACGCCGGTGTCGTCGGCTTCGACATCGCGGGCGCCGAGGCCGGCTACCCGCCCACCCGTCACCTCGACGCCTTCGAGTACATGAAGCGGGAGAACAACCACTTCACCATCCACGCGGGCGAGGCGTTCGGGCTGCCGTCGATCTGGCAGGCGCTCCAGTGGTGCGGGGCCGACCGGCTCGGGCACGGGGTGCGGATCATCGACGACATCGAGGTCGCCGACGACGGCTCGGTCAGTCTCGGCCGGCTCGCCGCGTACGTCCGGGACAAGCGGATCCCGCTGGAGCTGTGCCCCACCTCCAACATCCAGACCGGCGCCGCGGCCTCGTACGCCGAGCACCCGATCGGGCTGCTGCGCACGCTTCACTTCCGTGCCACCGTCAACACCGACAATCGTCTGATGAGCGGCACCAGCATGAGCCGGGAATTCGAATTCCTGGTCGAGGCATTCGGCTACACGCTCGACGACGTGCAGTGGTTCACGGTCAATGCGATGAAATCAGCGTTCATTCCTTTCGATGAACGGCTGGCCATGATCAACGATGTCATCAAGCCCGGATATGCCGAGCTGAAGTCCGAATGGCTGTTCCAGCAGTCCGCCGCCACCAGCGACTCTTCTCGCCGTACGGGCTGA
- a CDS encoding phage shock protein C, pspC (PFAM: PspC domain protein; KEGG: ank:AnaeK_3719 phage shock protein C, PspC;~PspC domain; pfam04024;~identified by MetaGeneAnnotator; putative;~phage shock protein C, PspC [Stackebrandtia nassauensis DSM44728]), which produces MAALARPRDGRVIAGVCAGLARRFGISSNTMRVIFLVSCLLPGPQFLLYLALWVLLPEEKTSSTAW; this is translated from the coding sequence ATGGCCGCACTTGCCCGACCCCGCGACGGACGCGTGATCGCCGGAGTGTGCGCGGGGCTGGCCCGGCGCTTCGGCATCTCCTCGAACACGATGCGGGTGATCTTCCTCGTCTCGTGCCTGCTGCCCGGCCCGCAGTTCCTGCTCTACCTGGCGCTGTGGGTGCTGCTGCCCGAGGAGAAGACGTCGAGCACCGCCTGGTAA
- a CDS encoding acetyltransferase, GNAT family protein (identified by MetaGeneAnnotator; putative;~sequence version:1) encodes MTDLPRIHAFLASFTRRQAERTVDFPGGFAALDDTFRHSHGNNHVVVTGSPDPDALPAHVDDVLSHLPFRIVSIPDATTAAACAGPLAEAGYSRSAITVMRRHGLPVPAEGGAREVGLPALREPMAEAWRHFIPGATDEVVRDLVERRTARLRGADDVRFLASHDAFGQVASWADLYLDRAAGLAQIEDLVTAVTHLKQGHAGVVLDTALRIADAEGCPTVFLTAHTEDWPSAWYARRGFEPLGEIQCFERF; translated from the coding sequence ATGACCGACCTCCCCCGGATCCACGCCTTCCTCGCCTCCTTCACCCGCCGCCAGGCGGAACGCACCGTCGACTTCCCCGGCGGCTTCGCCGCCCTCGACGACACCTTCCGCCACTCCCACGGCAACAACCACGTCGTCGTCACCGGCTCCCCGGACCCCGACGCCCTCCCCGCCCACGTCGACGACGTCCTGTCCCACCTGCCGTTCCGCATCGTGTCCATACCGGACGCGACGACCGCAGCCGCCTGCGCCGGCCCGCTGGCCGAGGCCGGTTACTCCCGCTCCGCGATCACGGTGATGCGCCGCCACGGCCTCCCGGTACCGGCCGAGGGCGGGGCCCGCGAGGTGGGTCTTCCGGCGTTGCGCGAGCCGATGGCCGAGGCGTGGCGGCACTTCATCCCGGGTGCGACGGACGAGGTCGTACGCGATCTGGTGGAGCGCCGTACGGCCCGGCTCCGGGGCGCGGACGATGTCCGGTTCCTCGCGTCGCACGACGCGTTCGGGCAGGTCGCGTCGTGGGCGGATCTCTATCTCGACCGGGCGGCGGGCCTCGCCCAGATCGAGGACCTGGTGACGGCGGTGACGCACCTGAAGCAGGGGCACGCGGGCGTGGTGCTGGACACGGCGCTGCGGATCGCCGACGCCGAGGGCTGTCCGACGGTCTTCCTCACGGCGCACACGGAGGACTGGCCGAGCGCCTGGTACGCGCGCCGGGGCTTCGAGCCCCTCGGCGAGATCCAGTGTTTCGAACGCTTCTGA
- a CDS encoding chitin synthase 6 (identified by MetaGeneAnnotator; putative;~sequence version:1), producing MREEEREPRHAYDRGGIAARIARIARTLTLHAPQDAPLGGIGSARRIPPSAGPLRDNPERTVRVVPGKRRRGGESPDLGAFRDAAAEDGFRGGASRPVGCDDRHTRRRPQGRVDGTGDSGRSFSCSVQR from the coding sequence GTGCGCGAGGAGGAGCGCGAACCCCGCCACGCGTACGACCGAGGCGGCATTGCCGCCCGCATTGCCCGCATTGCCCGAACCTTGACGCTGCACGCCCCCCAAGACGCGCCCCTTGGCGGAATCGGTTCCGCTCGACGGATCCCGCCCTCCGCCGGGCCTCTCCGGGACAACCCTGAGAGGACTGTCAGGGTTGTCCCGGGGAAGAGGCGCCGGGGCGGGGAATCCCCGGACCTGGGGGCGTTTCGGGACGCGGCCGCAGAGGACGGCTTCCGGGGCGGAGCCTCGCGGCCGGTGGGCTGTGACGACCGGCACACCCGCCGGCGGCCTCAGGGGCGCGTCGACGGGACCGGGGACTCCGGGCGTTCCTTCAGCTGTTCCGTACAGCGGTAG
- a CDS encoding dienelactone hydrolase (Dienelactone hydrolase [Streptomyces fulvissimus DSM40593];~Predicted esterase [General function prediction only];~UniProt-pubmed:11572948; UniProt-pubmed:21463507; UniProt-pubmed:18375553; UniProt-pubmed:20581206; UniProt-pubmed:12000953; UniProt-pubmed:20064060; UniProt-pubmed:21551298;~identified by MetaGeneAnnotator; putative) yields the protein MAHNALVGTADSRTPRLGRAVGATQPVTQAGGVVLLLPDGEAASSRRPSARAHAAALPLARRLAREGRADGLVAHVVRYRGRGWNGSDAQLAADASWAVSEAVRRYGDVPVCLAGRGMGARAALRAGGHDAVASVLALAPWLPEEDRAAEPEPVRQLVGRRVLLVHGTRDARTDPELSFRFAERAKKTNRDTCRFEVHADGHALRQYHAEVHALAVDFVLSSLFGHPQSRPLTDALAAPPPLGLRMPLAAGFGRSLNR from the coding sequence ATGGCGCACAACGCACTCGTGGGAACGGCCGACTCCCGGACACCCCGGCTGGGCCGAGCGGTCGGAGCGACGCAACCCGTCACCCAGGCCGGCGGGGTGGTTCTGCTGCTGCCCGACGGGGAGGCCGCGTCGAGCCGGCGCCCGTCCGCGCGGGCGCACGCGGCGGCGCTGCCGCTGGCACGGCGACTGGCGCGCGAGGGCCGGGCGGACGGTCTGGTCGCGCATGTGGTCCGGTATCGGGGCCGCGGCTGGAACGGCTCGGACGCGCAGCTCGCGGCGGACGCCTCGTGGGCGGTGTCGGAGGCGGTACGGCGGTACGGCGACGTCCCGGTGTGCCTCGCGGGCCGCGGCATGGGCGCGCGGGCGGCGCTGCGGGCGGGCGGCCACGACGCGGTGGCGTCGGTGCTCGCGCTGGCGCCGTGGCTGCCGGAGGAGGACCGGGCGGCGGAGCCGGAGCCGGTGCGGCAGCTGGTGGGACGCCGGGTGCTGCTGGTGCACGGCACGCGGGACGCCCGGACGGATCCGGAGCTGTCGTTCCGGTTCGCCGAGCGGGCCAAGAAGACCAACCGCGACACGTGCCGCTTCGAGGTACACGCGGACGGGCACGCGCTGCGCCAGTATCACGCCGAAGTCCACGCGCTGGCCGTCGACTTCGTCCTGTCGTCGCTGTTCGGCCACCCGCAGAGCCGGCCGCTGACGGACGCGCTCGCGGCGCCTCCGCCGCTGGGACTGCGGATGCCGCTGGCGGCGGGTTTCGGCCGTTCCCTGAACCGCTGA
- a CDS encoding lipoprotein (identified by MetaGeneAnnotator; putative;~sequence version:1): protein MRRRRTGRRGAARGLIALAAAALLAGCGIRTTTVPVDAGAAPSRVPCEAAAGGRVDGGTRTADEPAGGARDEAVAPGRRGVPLRVYLLCGAQLERVERGSSLPEEKAVGDPVRTAAALLTQLTAEPSDGEREAGFSSAAQAPLTVGGPHRGDPKPTLRLSRQPEDLPPAALAQLVCTFAESTAGVSGDTVVLGGPGPYEPRRYRCTEQLKERPESPVPSTRP, encoded by the coding sequence TTGAGGCGTCGCCGTACGGGACGACGGGGCGCGGCCCGCGGGCTCATAGCCCTGGCCGCCGCCGCACTGCTCGCGGGCTGCGGGATCCGGACGACCACCGTGCCGGTGGACGCGGGCGCCGCGCCCTCGCGGGTGCCGTGCGAGGCGGCGGCCGGCGGAAGGGTGGACGGCGGCACCCGGACCGCCGACGAGCCCGCGGGCGGGGCGCGGGACGAGGCGGTCGCGCCCGGGCGGCGCGGGGTGCCGCTGCGGGTGTACCTGCTGTGCGGGGCCCAGCTGGAGCGGGTGGAACGCGGCTCCTCGCTGCCCGAGGAGAAGGCGGTCGGCGACCCCGTCCGTACGGCCGCGGCGCTGCTCACCCAGCTGACGGCCGAGCCGTCGGACGGCGAGCGCGAGGCGGGCTTCTCCTCGGCGGCCCAGGCGCCGCTGACGGTGGGCGGCCCGCACCGGGGCGACCCGAAGCCGACGCTTCGCCTCAGCCGCCAGCCCGAGGACCTGCCGCCGGCGGCGCTCGCGCAGCTCGTCTGTACCTTCGCGGAGAGCACGGCGGGCGTAAGCGGCGACACCGTGGTCCTCGGCGGCCCGGGCCCGTACGAGCCGCGCCGCTACCGCTGTACGGAACAGCTGAAGGAACGCCCGGAGTCCCCGGTCCCGTCGACGCGCCCCTGA